In Anaerolineales bacterium, the following proteins share a genomic window:
- a CDS encoding helix-turn-helix transcriptional regulator, producing MKNIVGKRVHDARRKFKPPLSQEALAARLELDGWKISRGTLSKIEAGIRRVTDFEVMALARTLKVAPEWLMDKQLFESMLKKH from the coding sequence ATGAAGAACATTGTTGGAAAACGCGTTCATGACGCTCGGCGTAAATTCAAACCTCCGTTATCACAGGAGGCGTTGGCGGCGCGCCTGGAGCTGGATGGATGGAAGATCAGCCGCGGGACACTCTCGAAAATCGAAGCCGGGATCAGGCGAGTTACAGATTTTGAAGTAATGGCGCTTGCAAGAACGTTGAAGGTAGCTCCCGAGTGGCTGATGGACAAGCAGTTGTTTGAAAGCATGTTGAAAAAACATTAG
- a CDS encoding AbrB/MazE/SpoVT family DNA-binding domain-containing protein, whose product MNNTFQVQVVRRGIITLPKELRDHNRIEEGDLLTLIDLGDGVVVISPQRSRVDEIANKLAREWQDSGESLESMLSTLREVRAEYDTKKS is encoded by the coding sequence ATGAATAACACATTTCAAGTACAGGTCGTCCGGCGCGGGATCATCACCCTGCCCAAGGAACTCAGGGATCACAACAGGATTGAGGAGGGCGATCTATTGACGCTCATCGATCTGGGTGACGGCGTCGTGGTCATCAGCCCGCAGCGCTCGCGCGTCGATGAGATCGCCAATAAACTTGCCAGGGAATGGCAGGATTCAGGGGAATCGCTTGAGTCCATGCTCAGCACGCTGCGTGAGGTCCGGGCAGAATATGATACAAAAAAATCCTAG
- a CDS encoding PIN domain-containing protein — protein MIQKNPRVFLDTSVIIAAVLSPGGGARKLFLLAEAGILSLVVGPTVLQECDQVVRRKAPGSSSKLAQLLAAAGTETSSPPTKRQIKTAQASVQYVPDARVLAEAIRAKPDWFVTHDKVHFLKSRGTIKLPFEMGTPGDLIQRFKDDFTLLER, from the coding sequence ATGATACAAAAAAATCCTAGGGTATTCCTGGACACCAGTGTGATCATTGCTGCGGTCCTCTCCCCGGGGGGTGGCGCACGCAAATTGTTCCTGCTGGCCGAAGCAGGTATTCTTAGTCTGGTCGTAGGACCGACTGTTCTACAGGAATGCGATCAGGTCGTCCGGCGCAAAGCACCTGGCTCATCATCCAAGCTGGCACAATTACTGGCAGCGGCTGGGACGGAAACCTCTTCCCCTCCAACGAAACGTCAAATAAAAACAGCCCAGGCATCCGTTCAATACGTACCGGATGCTCGTGTACTGGCAGAAGCCATCCGCGCAAAACCGGATTGGTTCGTCACGCACGATAAAGTGCATTTTCTGAAGAGCCGCGGAACAATCAAACTGCCTTTTGAAATGGGCACCCCCGGCGATCTCATTCAAAGGTTCAAGGACGATTTCACCCTGCTCGAGCGCTAA
- a CDS encoding nucleotidyltransferase domain-containing protein: MPLTALDLSPEALKKYRPLDVIRQRRAEQAAEISSRRRRAMHAARKAAKLLKNEFGATEVILFGSLARGVDFTRWSDIDLASRGIPSERYLTAMDTVLHMSPEFKIDLAELETCRPAMAKSIEADGEPL, translated from the coding sequence ATGCCACTTACTGCCTTGGATCTTTCCCCCGAAGCCCTGAAGAAATACCGCCCGCTGGATGTCATCCGCCAGCGCAGGGCAGAACAGGCTGCGGAGATCTCCAGCCGTCGGCGGCGTGCCATGCATGCCGCCCGCAAAGCGGCAAAATTACTGAAGAACGAGTTCGGCGCGACGGAAGTAATTTTGTTCGGATCACTGGCGCGAGGTGTGGACTTCACGCGCTGGTCGGATATCGATCTGGCCTCACGCGGCATTCCCTCCGAGCGATACCTGACAGCCATGGACACCGTTCTACACATGAGCCCCGAGTTCAAGATAGACTTGGCTGAACTGGAAACTTGTCGGCCGGCCATGGCAAAGAGCATCGAAGCGGACGGCGAGCCGTTATGA
- a CDS encoding ThiF family adenylyltransferase codes for MKINKDSLNARTLILPVARKTHLFLIGCGGNGSWLAPHIVRIAKLLTELQEEPSVTFWDYDTVETRNIYRQNFCSAEIGMNKATALAHRYGLAWGIPINVVEEPFASKHGTLSKSLEHFYRWDRNVVFITCVDRNAARQEVDRVCKEYPTWWVDTGNLKTSGQVTVGRELLANEPSPLRLPSVTTWTPAPSLQFPFILRQVAEESQSAEYTGLSCAEMALLDEQGISINHSIASVAASMLVRMLVTRDLRYHCAYVSLDAGVQFEYNAPRILKRHLKIAKGTGSPVDHDDGVEE; via the coding sequence ATGAAGATCAACAAGGATAGCCTCAATGCCAGAACGCTCATTCTCCCTGTGGCCAGGAAGACGCACCTGTTTCTGATCGGCTGCGGAGGAAACGGCTCATGGCTTGCTCCCCATATTGTACGGATTGCAAAACTACTCACAGAACTTCAGGAGGAGCCCTCCGTAACATTCTGGGATTACGACACTGTGGAAACCAGGAATATCTACCGACAGAACTTTTGCAGTGCTGAAATAGGCATGAACAAAGCAACCGCGTTGGCACATCGTTACGGACTTGCCTGGGGCATCCCCATCAATGTTGTGGAAGAACCCTTTGCCAGCAAGCATGGCACGTTGAGCAAGAGTCTCGAACACTTCTACCGGTGGGACAGGAATGTAGTCTTCATAACCTGCGTGGATCGAAACGCGGCAAGACAGGAAGTCGACAGGGTTTGCAAGGAGTATCCAACATGGTGGGTCGATACTGGCAATCTCAAAACGTCAGGGCAGGTCACTGTCGGCAGGGAATTACTGGCAAACGAACCATCTCCATTGCGCCTGCCCTCAGTGACAACCTGGACCCCTGCCCCGTCACTACAGTTTCCTTTCATCCTGCGACAGGTCGCAGAGGAATCCCAATCTGCAGAATACACGGGATTGTCCTGTGCAGAAATGGCCCTCCTGGATGAACAGGGGATCAGCATCAACCACAGTATTGCATCAGTGGCTGCTTCCATGTTGGTCAGGATGTTGGTCACCAGGGATCTTCGTTATCATTGTGCCTATGTGAGTCTGGATGCGGGTGTGCAGTTTGAATACAACGCCCCTCGTATTCTCAAAAGACACTTGAAGATTGCAAAGGGAACTGGGAGTCCTGTGGACCATGACGATGGGGTTGAAGAATGA
- a CDS encoding single-stranded DNA-binding protein: MLHQNFIAEMFVGKDPEASYTPDGRFVVKFPACWSRDAEEKIWFDCVVWGNIPTSDKPTTKELGAFACFVSEYVKEGDRIMVFRGRIKGTADGKPRTWEDKEKVVRSASLELVVFELAITQAKADRPARTPSMPASSSEDVSEESSSLAAPTAVQPGDVFSQYVSKNSK; encoded by the coding sequence ATGTTACATCAAAACTTTATCGCCGAAATGTTCGTCGGAAAAGATCCAGAAGCGTCCTACACACCCGACGGACGCTTTGTTGTGAAATTCCCAGCCTGCTGGTCGCGGGATGCAGAAGAGAAGATCTGGTTCGATTGCGTGGTCTGGGGAAATATCCCCACAAGCGATAAGCCCACCACAAAGGAATTAGGGGCATTTGCTTGTTTTGTATCTGAATATGTGAAGGAAGGCGACCGCATCATGGTCTTCCGGGGCCGCATTAAGGGCACTGCGGATGGAAAACCTCGTACATGGGAGGACAAGGAAAAGGTTGTCCGTTCTGCCTCGCTGGAATTGGTTGTATTCGAACTTGCCATCACACAAGCCAAGGCTGACCGTCCCGCTCGGACTCCTTCCATGCCTGCATCATCTTCAGAAGATGTGTCAGAAGAATCAAGTTCATTAGCTGCACCCACCGCGGTGCAGCCGGGCGATGTATTCAGCCAGTACGTTTCCAAGAATTCAAAGTAA
- a CDS encoding DEAD/DEAH box helicase family protein — protein MNNTFYFPPHMETLYLGGDGQKAENNLGVIRLLKQLDEAGRSATPDEQSLLAMYTGWGDSSVLHHKLSEVVDSVTQEEWESIQGSTLNAHYTSLPIIRSMWSGVMRLGADKLSTLRVLDPSAGVGHFISSMPEPIRQKTRWVEIELDKVTARILKHLHPDTEGRNTTFEEGFENVRLASEQFDLAISNIPFGNYPIIDRTMKDARLKACIHDYFFAKAISLVRPGGVVAFITSRYTLDKKNKAFREWLARRADLLVAVRLPDTTFLGNAGTQVVTDILFLQRRHAIREEGDLPCWVDTQEVELVHDGHVKNEEDKDGKVRHNLIYCEHPEWMVGQVGTKRGMYGAGEYTVRYDGDKPIAGLITEILEDVLPEDSLLVRHSASHATDIVVETTPAPHVIPIPENTPVDHRRRLEGLREIYRAARTLLDMETSGGNLAAVADQREGLNQAYDSFISRFGPISNKLNQKLLADSAALPFLLALELDYQALTNTAQKARIFSDSTVRSAGPPEEIKDCRDAFLFCLNKTGGVDMEWIASLTNVSLEQAESELSGRIFWTPEGHWEIAEKYLSGNIAEKLHAARAMVAIEPRLKSTIEALEQALPKPLKPNEIKARLGSGWIPTEYIEEFVREILPGVSPQVTYIPKLGTWKLSVRNKWAIPAENTTRWGTNRKGALDLMEMGLNAQTPVVYDELEDGKRAVNKEATIAAQAKLEELKAHFVTWLWKDNERSEHLARIYNERFNVFARPAYNGSHLNFPGLSLDIAPRQLQKDAVWFNLQNRSSLVGDEVGLGKTLTAIISAMEAIRLGFAHKSMFVVPNHLTEQWREQFLAAYPSADVLCAGKDDLSKRNRRHFMSRIATGNWDAVIVPQSSFKLLPVKPETMNEFIESELDELRDFLQQLKASDDYDRRAMKEIQKAIKRFEAKLVDKSDMTKDSTDTITWEQLGIDLLVSDEFHLFKNLYFHSKMTRIAGLPNTDSQRAFDMFVKVRNLLQNNKRFIGLTGTPLTNTMAEIFTMQRYFQYDTLVDLGLSHFDSWAQMFADAVMIPEMTPDGGGFRVNTRLARFTNIPELASMLSQFMIMRRWEQVSNEVERPMLYGSKPTPIKMPGSRHLKEFVRELAERAEEVRGGKVDPKDDNMLKIIGEGRKAALDMRMIWPGVPDLKTSKINTAAWVISEIYHVTEPHNAAQLVFCDLGTPKPQKEKITVVDKEEGDEESRYEDDEASFENVYADLKAKLVNNGVRADEIAFIHDARNPTARAQLFESVRMGRIRVLIGSTEKMGTGMNVQTRAIAMHHLDAPWRPADLEQRDGRLLRQGNCYGEVFSFVYITESSFDAYVWQILETKARFIAQFLTGNTQVREMEDIGDTVLSMAEIKALASGNPKIIERVVLQNEIVKLENLRASWQTNRRDSQRRLSQNREELAQTQTRVEYLRKAAEMRDAHPADKFNMKVNEVLHDERRTAGAALIEAARILKLEAERTGQEARKNVGKYRGFTTWLRVKPNIERSMRSLIEESGSGAEILLDYGVPQVLVAHVSDSDTGTVMSIDATIRSIDGEITKNDERLEHLTRQVEKYHAALSEEWEHASKLETLAAKLALVDKELIGAGVKLTDASVATPDEEETVEEIITTPALEDESEAEDTLDFELDQILERMAQLVATTTMPEEVVVDILSFEGTPASIPVTPALVADLKVQAQSSQALAEFEENLLIGAQRQMTLNDLWNAHKIDPTLQKKSTNRKKEAPAHTETTQLTLF, from the coding sequence GTGAACAATACTTTCTATTTTCCCCCACACATGGAGACGTTGTACCTGGGCGGGGATGGGCAAAAGGCCGAGAATAACCTTGGTGTGATCCGACTGCTCAAACAATTGGACGAAGCAGGGAGAAGCGCCACACCGGACGAACAGTCCCTACTTGCGATGTATACAGGTTGGGGAGATTCCAGTGTGCTGCACCACAAACTCTCCGAAGTGGTCGATTCGGTAACGCAAGAGGAGTGGGAATCCATTCAGGGCAGCACGTTGAATGCCCACTACACCAGCCTCCCCATCATCCGTTCCATGTGGTCGGGAGTCATGCGCCTGGGCGCAGATAAGTTATCTACATTGCGGGTATTGGATCCATCTGCAGGTGTGGGACATTTTATAAGCAGCATGCCCGAGCCAATACGCCAGAAGACCCGTTGGGTGGAGATCGAACTGGACAAGGTGACCGCCAGGATTCTGAAACACCTGCACCCGGATACGGAAGGCCGGAACACAACCTTTGAGGAGGGCTTCGAGAACGTACGGCTCGCATCCGAACAATTCGACCTTGCGATCTCCAATATCCCGTTTGGAAACTACCCGATCATCGACCGTACCATGAAGGATGCACGTTTGAAGGCATGTATCCACGATTACTTCTTCGCCAAGGCAATTTCATTGGTACGACCCGGAGGTGTGGTTGCGTTCATCACGAGCCGTTACACCTTGGACAAGAAGAACAAAGCTTTTCGCGAATGGCTTGCCAGGCGTGCCGACCTGCTGGTCGCGGTCCGCCTGCCGGATACTACCTTTCTTGGCAACGCAGGCACACAGGTTGTGACCGATATTCTCTTTCTACAAAGACGTCACGCCATTCGTGAGGAAGGCGATTTACCTTGCTGGGTGGACACACAGGAGGTGGAGCTGGTCCATGACGGTCATGTGAAAAATGAGGAAGATAAGGACGGCAAGGTCCGGCACAACTTGATCTACTGCGAACATCCGGAATGGATGGTCGGACAAGTGGGCACAAAACGCGGTATGTATGGCGCTGGAGAATACACGGTTCGATACGATGGTGACAAACCCATCGCCGGCCTGATCACGGAAATACTGGAAGACGTTCTTCCGGAAGACAGCCTGTTGGTAAGGCATAGCGCCAGTCATGCCACAGATATCGTCGTTGAAACCACTCCTGCACCTCATGTCATTCCTATTCCTGAAAATACCCCAGTGGATCATCGCCGGCGCTTGGAAGGTTTGCGGGAAATCTATCGCGCGGCGAGAACACTGCTGGATATGGAGACATCCGGCGGAAACCTTGCCGCTGTTGCCGATCAGCGAGAGGGACTCAATCAAGCCTACGATAGCTTTATCTCCCGCTTCGGACCCATTTCCAACAAACTGAATCAAAAACTCCTGGCTGACAGTGCAGCCCTGCCTTTCTTGCTGGCACTCGAACTGGATTACCAGGCTCTCACGAATACGGCGCAGAAAGCCCGCATTTTCTCTGACTCGACTGTCCGCAGCGCAGGGCCGCCGGAGGAGATCAAGGATTGCCGCGATGCGTTCCTGTTCTGCCTGAACAAAACCGGTGGTGTGGACATGGAGTGGATCGCTTCGCTCACGAACGTGTCCCTTGAGCAGGCAGAGAGCGAGCTATCCGGCCGGATATTTTGGACACCCGAAGGTCATTGGGAGATCGCGGAAAAATACCTGTCCGGCAATATCGCGGAAAAGCTTCATGCCGCACGAGCGATGGTCGCGATCGAGCCGCGGCTAAAGTCCACGATTGAGGCATTGGAACAAGCCTTGCCGAAGCCGCTCAAACCCAATGAGATCAAGGCCCGCCTCGGCTCAGGATGGATCCCCACAGAATATATCGAGGAGTTTGTGCGCGAGATTTTGCCAGGTGTATCGCCGCAGGTCACCTACATCCCCAAACTTGGCACCTGGAAATTGAGCGTGCGCAACAAGTGGGCGATCCCGGCAGAGAACACAACCCGCTGGGGAACGAACCGCAAAGGTGCCCTCGATCTCATGGAGATGGGGCTGAATGCTCAAACGCCAGTTGTTTACGATGAACTGGAGGACGGAAAACGCGCAGTCAACAAGGAAGCCACAATTGCCGCCCAAGCCAAGCTGGAGGAATTGAAGGCGCATTTTGTAACATGGCTTTGGAAGGACAACGAGCGTTCAGAACACCTGGCTCGCATATACAACGAGCGCTTCAACGTGTTCGCCCGGCCAGCGTACAACGGTTCCCACCTGAACTTCCCCGGTCTATCTTTGGATATTGCTCCCAGACAATTGCAGAAGGATGCAGTCTGGTTCAATCTGCAGAACAGATCGTCGCTGGTAGGCGATGAAGTTGGACTTGGCAAGACCCTGACAGCGATCATCAGTGCCATGGAAGCCATCCGTCTCGGCTTTGCTCACAAGAGTATGTTCGTGGTGCCAAATCATTTGACGGAGCAGTGGCGGGAACAATTCCTGGCAGCCTATCCCAGTGCGGATGTTTTGTGCGCCGGCAAGGATGACCTAAGTAAACGCAACCGCCGGCATTTCATGAGTCGGATCGCCACAGGAAACTGGGATGCGGTCATCGTGCCACAGTCATCCTTCAAGTTGCTGCCCGTAAAGCCTGAAACGATGAACGAATTCATAGAGTCCGAGTTGGATGAGCTGCGGGATTTTCTGCAGCAACTCAAAGCCTCGGATGATTATGACCGCCGCGCCATGAAGGAAATCCAAAAAGCCATCAAACGCTTCGAGGCAAAGCTGGTTGACAAGTCAGACATGACCAAGGACAGCACCGACACGATTACATGGGAGCAGTTGGGGATCGATCTGTTGGTATCAGACGAATTCCACCTGTTCAAGAATTTGTATTTCCATTCCAAGATGACACGCATCGCGGGACTGCCCAACACCGACTCCCAACGCGCCTTCGATATGTTCGTCAAAGTCCGCAACTTACTGCAAAACAACAAACGGTTCATTGGTTTGACTGGCACACCGCTCACCAACACGATGGCAGAAATATTCACCATGCAGAGGTACTTCCAGTACGACACACTGGTGGATCTGGGGCTTTCACACTTCGACTCTTGGGCACAGATGTTCGCAGATGCAGTCATGATCCCCGAGATGACACCGGACGGTGGCGGCTTCCGTGTGAACACGCGCCTGGCACGCTTCACGAACATCCCTGAACTGGCAAGCATGCTTTCGCAATTCATGATCATGCGGCGCTGGGAGCAGGTATCCAACGAAGTGGAACGACCCATGTTATATGGCAGTAAGCCGACACCCATAAAGATGCCCGGCTCCAGACATCTAAAGGAATTCGTCAGGGAATTGGCGGAACGTGCCGAGGAAGTGCGTGGCGGCAAGGTCGACCCCAAGGACGACAATATGCTTAAGATTATTGGAGAAGGGCGCAAGGCGGCTCTGGACATGCGCATGATCTGGCCGGGCGTCCCCGATCTCAAGACATCGAAGATCAACACAGCGGCGTGGGTTATCTCAGAGATCTACCACGTCACAGAGCCACACAACGCGGCGCAACTGGTCTTCTGCGATCTTGGTACGCCCAAGCCGCAGAAGGAAAAAATCACTGTAGTGGACAAGGAGGAAGGTGATGAAGAAAGCCGCTACGAGGACGATGAGGCATCATTTGAGAATGTATATGCCGACCTCAAAGCGAAGCTGGTGAACAATGGCGTGCGTGCGGACGAGATCGCCTTTATTCATGATGCCAGGAACCCAACGGCCCGGGCTCAACTATTCGAGTCCGTCAGAATGGGTCGCATCCGCGTGTTGATCGGCTCGACGGAAAAGATGGGAACCGGCATGAACGTTCAAACGCGCGCAATTGCGATGCACCACCTGGATGCTCCGTGGAGGCCAGCCGACCTCGAACAAAGAGATGGGCGCCTCCTTCGACAGGGCAATTGCTACGGCGAAGTCTTCTCCTTCGTGTACATCACAGAATCAAGTTTTGACGCGTACGTCTGGCAGATTCTGGAGACCAAGGCCCGTTTCATCGCACAGTTTCTCACTGGTAATACCCAAGTCCGTGAGATGGAGGATATCGGCGATACGGTTCTCTCGATGGCGGAGATCAAGGCGCTGGCCAGCGGCAACCCGAAAATTATCGAGCGCGTGGTGTTACAGAACGAGATCGTCAAACTGGAGAACCTGCGTGCGTCATGGCAGACCAACCGCAGGGATTCGCAGCGCCGGCTCTCCCAGAACCGGGAGGAACTCGCACAAACACAAACCCGCGTTGAGTATCTTCGCAAGGCGGCAGAGATGCGCGATGCACATCCAGCGGACAAATTCAACATGAAGGTCAACGAGGTGCTGCATGACGAAAGACGAACTGCGGGAGCAGCGTTGATCGAAGCCGCCAGGATCTTGAAACTCGAAGCCGAACGGACCGGTCAGGAGGCACGAAAGAATGTGGGGAAATACAGGGGCTTCACAACATGGCTGCGGGTAAAACCCAACATCGAACGCAGCATGCGGTCTCTAATCGAAGAATCTGGGAGCGGCGCGGAGATCCTGCTGGATTATGGCGTCCCCCAGGTACTCGTCGCCCACGTATCCGACTCGGATACCGGTACAGTCATGAGCATCGATGCAACCATCCGTTCGATCGACGGTGAGATCACGAAGAATGATGAGCGTCTTGAGCACCTCACCAGACAGGTCGAGAAGTACCATGCCGCTTTGAGTGAAGAATGGGAGCACGCCTCCAAGCTTGAAACACTGGCAGCCAAGTTGGCCCTGGTCGACAAGGAATTGATCGGCGCCGGTGTGAAATTGACCGATGCATCAGTCGCTACTCCTGATGAGGAGGAAACTGTAGAGGAGATCATAACAACTCCCGCGTTGGAAGATGAATCCGAAGCAGAGGACACGCTGGATTTCGAACTCGATCAGATCCTGGAACGTATGGCGCAACTGGTCGCTACGACCACTATGCCTGAAGAAGTGGTGGTGGATATTCTGTCCTTCGAAGGTACACCCGCATCCATTCCTGTCACCCCGGCGTTGGTAGCTGACTTGAAAGTACAAGCGCAGAGTTCACAGGCACTGGCTGAGTTTGAAGAAAACTTGCTCATCGGGGCGCAAAGACAAATGACACTCAACGACTTGTGGAATGCTCACAAGATCGATCCAACGCTTCAAAAGAAATCCACCAATCGAAAAAAGGAGGCTCCCGCCCACACCGAAACAACCCAGCTTACGCTGTTCTAG
- a CDS encoding L,D-transpeptidase, whose product MKRNHGNVSRRDFLKLAALSAGSLAFRPLAKLSLPEFPQADFLGRITIGKMDLYARPDTNSQIVGALYEDNIVPWNREVVGSMPGRVNQRFVETPNGFLWGGYVQPVQNQVNIPATSLLQTSLGEGMWVEVTVPYVDLILENPPARAPWLQYQLSINIPPRFYYGQVVWVDQIKADESGQIWYRLNEKYGSGDIFWGQAETFRPLTVEEVAPISPDVDPAQKRVVVDITRQTLSCFEGDIEVHFAKISSGALWDAWGNRVDEWATPVGESPIWRKAISLPLSGGSASTGWSLPAVGWVSLFVGTGVAIHSTFWHNNYGEPSSRGCVNASPEDAKWIFRWSLPQVPYDPGDTTVEWPGGTLVNVEDKSL is encoded by the coding sequence ATGAAACGAAATCACGGAAATGTATCCCGCCGCGATTTTCTAAAACTCGCCGCGCTCAGCGCAGGATCGTTAGCCTTCCGCCCGCTGGCAAAACTTTCTCTCCCTGAATTTCCTCAAGCCGATTTCCTGGGACGCATCACCATCGGCAAGATGGATTTATATGCACGTCCCGACACGAACAGTCAGATTGTCGGCGCTTTGTACGAAGATAATATCGTACCCTGGAATCGTGAAGTCGTCGGTTCGATGCCTGGACGAGTCAATCAACGCTTCGTCGAAACACCGAATGGTTTCCTATGGGGTGGATACGTTCAACCCGTGCAAAACCAGGTAAACATCCCAGCGACAAGCCTGTTACAAACCAGCCTCGGCGAGGGAATGTGGGTGGAAGTGACAGTTCCCTATGTGGACCTAATCCTCGAAAACCCGCCTGCCCGAGCGCCATGGCTGCAATATCAATTATCCATCAACATCCCTCCGCGTTTTTACTACGGTCAGGTCGTTTGGGTGGATCAGATCAAAGCCGATGAAAGTGGACAGATCTGGTATCGGCTCAACGAGAAATATGGATCCGGGGATATTTTCTGGGGACAAGCTGAAACCTTCCGTCCTCTAACCGTAGAGGAAGTCGCTCCAATAAGCCCGGACGTTGATCCTGCTCAGAAACGCGTTGTTGTAGATATTACTAGACAGACACTTTCCTGTTTTGAAGGAGATATCGAAGTTCACTTTGCAAAGATTTCAAGCGGCGCATTGTGGGATGCCTGGGGTAACCGCGTCGACGAATGGGCTACACCAGTTGGCGAATCACCGATCTGGCGAAAAGCCATTTCCCTGCCATTAAGCGGTGGAAGCGCATCAACAGGTTGGAGTCTACCCGCAGTTGGATGGGTGAGCCTATTTGTCGGGACAGGAGTCGCGATCCATTCCACATTCTGGCACAACAACTATGGCGAGCCATCTTCCAGAGGCTGTGTCAACGCCAGCCCTGAGGATGCAAAATGGATCTTCCGCTGGAGCCTGCCACAAGTTCCATATGATCCGGGCGATACAACCGTTGAATGGCCGGGAGGGACGCTGGTCAATGTTGAAGATAAATCCCTTTGA
- a CDS encoding toprim domain-containing protein, with translation MKSLAKAVGAEYTPKNVEFIKRRPKQVANGGHDISHVVEAIAEAQSRLLKSPAMSYLKQRGITPYTAMMYGLGHAVGTPDISRDTAKAGYDLGLITRRGVWLWQESVAYADPVSNPKVLNVRYLPMEFLKEPRSFQLGKHPHRTWGERMAPLGAWRITPRTRGIVVVEGLFDMLVGAQCLDERGLYPEYVCVYTNGASPSFEILEWLAEHDYDYFLIRDMDKAGADWVEMITTALREKQRRYTVLFPPDNLDPDEAFLSGWWPPIIS, from the coding sequence TTGAAAAGTCTCGCGAAGGCAGTCGGTGCCGAGTATACGCCAAAGAACGTTGAGTTCATCAAGCGCCGGCCTAAGCAGGTCGCCAATGGCGGACACGATATTAGCCACGTGGTGGAGGCTATCGCTGAGGCACAGAGCAGGTTGTTGAAATCCCCCGCGATGTCATATCTCAAGCAGCGCGGCATCACACCTTATACGGCCATGATGTACGGGCTTGGGCATGCAGTCGGCACTCCCGATATCTCCCGCGATACAGCCAAGGCGGGCTATGATCTTGGTCTGATCACTCGCAGAGGTGTATGGCTTTGGCAGGAGAGCGTCGCATATGCTGATCCGGTATCAAACCCAAAGGTACTGAACGTACGTTATCTACCAATGGAATTCCTGAAGGAGCCGCGTAGTTTCCAACTTGGCAAGCACCCGCATCGCACCTGGGGTGAACGAATGGCTCCGCTGGGTGCCTGGCGCATCACACCACGAACACGTGGCATCGTGGTGGTCGAAGGTCTTTTCGATATGCTGGTCGGTGCGCAGTGTCTGGATGAACGAGGACTCTATCCGGAGTATGTGTGCGTATACACCAACGGCGCTTCACCATCCTTCGAGATCCTGGAGTGGCTGGCAGAACATGACTACGATTATTTCCTGATCCGCGATATGGATAAAGCGGGTGCCGACTGGGTTGAGATGATCACCACAGCCCTGCGCGAAAAGCAACGCCGGTACACGGTACTTTTTCCACCGGACAACCTCGACCCGGATGAGGCGTTTCTAAGCGGCTGGTGGCCGCCCATTATTTCGTGA
- the radC gene encoding DNA repair protein RadC, whose product MTTSAPNPPQTIAQYDQPKLKSLPLREQPAYRVSQNAAACNLTELLAAVIGGQRQIEIAQSLLTRFDGDMRRLFLAHPAELAAVQGIGQAAAVRIKAALNLGLRLNIPNEERPVINSPADAAALIQYEMSLLEKEHLRVLLLDMRNHVLDIVEVYVGSVNSSQVRIAEVFKPAVARTAPSIIVAHSHPSGDPTPSPDDVAVTRAIVQAGKLLDVNCIDHLVIGRGRWVSLKERGLGFN is encoded by the coding sequence ATGACAACTTCTGCTCCAAATCCTCCCCAGACCATCGCGCAATATGATCAACCGAAACTCAAAAGCCTGCCCCTGCGCGAACAACCAGCCTACCGTGTCAGCCAAAATGCAGCTGCCTGCAATCTCACCGAATTGCTGGCAGCAGTGATCGGCGGACAAAGACAGATCGAAATCGCACAGAGCCTGTTGACACGCTTCGACGGCGACATGCGCCGTTTGTTCCTGGCGCATCCTGCGGAGCTGGCCGCGGTGCAGGGTATCGGCCAGGCGGCCGCGGTGCGCATCAAAGCCGCCCTCAATCTGGGCTTGCGTTTGAACATACCCAATGAAGAACGTCCCGTTATTAACTCGCCGGCCGATGCCGCCGCATTGATCCAATATGAGATGAGCCTGCTGGAAAAGGAACATTTGCGTGTGCTTCTGCTGGACATGCGGAATCACGTCCTGGATATTGTGGAGGTATACGTAGGTTCAGTGAACTCCTCGCAAGTACGCATTGCCGAGGTTTTCAAACCGGCTGTGGCGCGCACGGCTCCTTCGATCATTGTCGCGCATTCCCACCCCTCGGGTGACCCGACGCCATCCCCGGATGATGTCGCGGTCACGCGCGCGATCGTACAAGCCGGAAAATTACTGGATGTAAATTGCATCGATCATCTCGTCATCGGGCGAGGTCGCTGGGTGTCTCTTAAAGAACGCGGCCTCGGTTTCAACTAA